From Caballeronia insecticola, a single genomic window includes:
- the metF gene encoding methylenetetrahydrofolate reductase [NAD(P)H], which yields MKPIELSFEFFPPKTQEGVDKLRATRAELKKLAPKFVSVTFGAGGSTQQGTLDTVLEMAAEGFEAAPHLSCIGSSRENLRAILAQYRSHGIRHIVALRGDLPSGMGEVGELRYASELVAFIRQEHGDWFNIEVAAYPEFHPQSKSPRADLENFARKVKAGANSAITQYFFNADSYFKFVDEAKKLGVDVPIVPGIMPITNFSQLMRFSDMCGAEVPKWIARRLESFGDDRESIRAFGVEVVTGLCRRLIDGGAPGLHFYTLNGAWAARTVCEGLGFKSA from the coding sequence ATGAAACCGATCGAACTTTCATTCGAGTTTTTCCCGCCGAAGACGCAGGAAGGCGTGGACAAGTTGCGCGCGACCCGAGCCGAACTGAAGAAGCTCGCACCCAAGTTCGTCTCCGTGACGTTCGGCGCGGGCGGCTCCACGCAGCAAGGCACGCTCGACACCGTGCTCGAAATGGCCGCGGAAGGCTTCGAAGCCGCGCCGCATTTGTCGTGCATTGGATCGTCGCGAGAAAATCTGCGCGCGATTCTTGCGCAATATCGCAGCCACGGCATTCGCCATATCGTCGCGCTGCGCGGCGATCTGCCCTCGGGCATGGGCGAAGTCGGCGAGTTGCGCTATGCGTCCGAACTCGTGGCGTTTATCCGTCAGGAACACGGCGACTGGTTCAACATTGAAGTGGCCGCGTATCCGGAGTTTCATCCGCAATCGAAATCGCCGCGCGCCGATCTCGAAAACTTCGCGCGCAAGGTGAAGGCGGGCGCGAATTCCGCGATCACGCAGTACTTCTTCAACGCCGATTCGTACTTCAAGTTCGTTGACGAAGCGAAGAAGCTCGGCGTCGATGTGCCTATCGTGCCGGGCATCATGCCGATCACCAACTTCTCGCAACTGATGCGCTTCTCCGACATGTGCGGCGCCGAAGTGCCGAAGTGGATCGCGCGCCGGCTCGAAAGCTTCGGCGACGACCGCGAGTCGATCCGCGCGTTCGGCGTCGAAGTGGTGACGGGCTTGTGCCGCCGTCTCATCGACGGAGGCGCGCCCGGCCTGCATTTCTACACGCTCAACGGCGCGTGGGCTGCACGGACCGTCTGCGAAGGGCTCGGCTTCAAAAGCGCCTGA
- a CDS encoding phage holin family protein, with protein sequence MTVLLTWLINALALLIITYLVPSIHIRSFGTALIIAVVLGLINAVLRPLLIILTLPVTIVTLGLFILVVNALCFWLCSSLLKGFEVSGFWSAFFGSILYSIVSWLLSALIFGNRNFG encoded by the coding sequence ATGACCGTGCTGCTGACATGGCTGATCAACGCGCTCGCGCTTCTGATCATCACCTATCTCGTGCCGTCGATTCATATTCGCAGTTTCGGCACGGCGCTCATCATCGCGGTGGTGCTCGGGCTCATCAACGCGGTTCTGCGTCCGCTGCTCATCATCCTCACGTTGCCGGTGACGATCGTGACGCTCGGCCTGTTCATCCTCGTGGTGAATGCGCTGTGCTTCTGGCTGTGCTCGTCGCTGCTGAAGGGCTTCGAGGTGTCGGGATTCTGGTCCGCGTTCTTCGGCTCGATTCTCTACAGCATCGTGTCGTGGCTGCTGTCGGCGCTGATCTTCGGGAACCGCAACTTCGGCTGA
- the ahcY gene encoding adenosylhomocysteinase, translated as MNAAVLDSKDSKDYVVADMSLAAWGRKELDIAETEMPGLIQTREEYKAQQPLKGARVAGSLHMTIQTGVLIETLTALGADVRWASCNIFSTQDHAAAAIAAGGTPVFAFKGESLDEYWEFSHRIFEWPNGEFANMILDDGGDATLLLILGSKAEKDRSVIGKPTNEEEVALYKSIARHLDIDPVWYSTRLKHIQGVTEETTTGVHRLYQMEKEGRLPFPAINVNDSVTKSKFDNLYGCRESLVDGIKRATDVMIAGKIAVVAGYGDVGKGCAQSLRGLGATVWVTEIDPICALQAAMEGYRVVTMEYAADKADIFVTATGNYHVINHDHMKAMRNNAIVCNIGHFDSEIDVASTRQYTWDNIKPQVDHIVFPDGKKIILLAEGRLVNLGCATGHPSFVMSNSFTNQTLAQIELFTQGDKYENKVYVLPKHLDEKVARLHLGRIGAELTVLSTEQAGYIGVDKNGPFKPNHYRY; from the coding sequence ATGAACGCCGCAGTTCTCGATTCCAAAGATTCCAAAGATTACGTCGTCGCCGACATGTCGCTCGCCGCATGGGGCCGCAAGGAACTCGACATCGCCGAAACGGAGATGCCCGGTCTCATCCAGACGCGCGAAGAGTACAAGGCGCAGCAGCCGCTGAAAGGCGCGCGCGTCGCGGGCTCGCTGCACATGACCATCCAGACCGGCGTGCTGATCGAAACGCTGACGGCGCTCGGCGCCGACGTGCGCTGGGCATCGTGCAACATCTTCTCCACGCAGGATCACGCCGCTGCCGCCATCGCCGCGGGCGGCACGCCGGTATTCGCGTTCAAGGGCGAATCGCTCGACGAGTACTGGGAATTCTCGCACCGCATTTTCGAATGGCCGAACGGCGAATTCGCCAACATGATTCTCGATGACGGCGGCGACGCAACGCTTCTGCTCATCCTCGGCTCGAAGGCGGAAAAAGACCGCTCGGTTATCGGCAAGCCGACCAACGAGGAAGAAGTCGCGCTGTACAAGTCCATCGCGCGCCATCTCGACATCGATCCGGTCTGGTATTCCACGCGCCTCAAGCACATTCAGGGCGTGACGGAAGAAACGACCACGGGCGTGCATCGTCTGTATCAGATGGAAAAGGAAGGGCGTCTGCCGTTCCCGGCCATCAACGTGAACGATTCGGTCACGAAGTCGAAGTTCGACAACCTGTATGGCTGCCGCGAATCGCTCGTGGACGGCATCAAGCGCGCCACCGACGTGATGATCGCCGGCAAGATCGCGGTCGTGGCCGGTTACGGCGACGTGGGCAAGGGCTGCGCGCAATCGCTGCGCGGTCTGGGCGCCACCGTGTGGGTCACGGAAATCGATCCGATCTGCGCGCTGCAAGCCGCGATGGAAGGCTATCGCGTCGTGACGATGGAATACGCCGCCGACAAGGCCGACATCTTCGTGACGGCAACGGGCAACTATCACGTCATCAATCACGACCACATGAAGGCGATGCGCAACAACGCGATCGTCTGCAACATCGGTCACTTCGATTCGGAAATCGACGTCGCCTCCACGCGCCAGTACACGTGGGACAACATCAAGCCGCAAGTCGATCACATCGTCTTCCCGGACGGCAAGAAGATCATCCTGCTGGCCGAAGGCCGTCTCGTGAATCTGGGTTGCGCCACGGGCCATCCGTCGTTCGTGATGTCGAACTCGTTCACGAATCAGACGCTCGCGCAGATCGAACTCTTCACGCAAGGCGACAAGTACGAGAACAAGGTGTACGTGCTGCCGAAGCATCTGGACGAGAAGGTCGCGCGTCTGCATCTGGGACGCATTGGTGCGGAACTGACAGTGTTGTCGACGGAACAGGCCGGTTATATCGGCGTCGATAAGAACGGTCCGTTCAAGCCGAATCACTATCGCTATTAA
- a CDS encoding ABC transporter substrate-binding protein, with protein MRKNNLLRAVRCSALAGAVATATLFAASVAHAAIPNKTLVYCSEGSPAGFDPAQYTTGTDFTANTFTVYNRLVEFERGGTKVEPGLAEKWDVSPDGLTYTFHLRHGVKFQTTSFFKPTREFNADDVIFTFNRMLDPNNPFRKAYNVQFPYFTDLGMDKLISKVEKVDPYTVKFTLKEVSAPFIQNMAMEYASILSAEYTDKLLKDGKAADINQNPVGTGPFIFRSYTKDATIRFDGNPDYWKPNAVQISKLIFSITPDAAVRVQKLKNNECQVMSYPRPGDIAALKSASNVDTPSQAGFNEGYVAYNVTKKDLGNTDVRRALDMAINKKAIIDSVYQGAGQPATAPMPPTQWSFDKNLKGQTYDTAKAKALLAKAGFPNGFEITLWAMPVQRAYNPNARLMAEMIQADWAKIGVKANIVSYEWGEYLKRAHAGEHDALLIGWTGDNGDPDNWLGTLLGCDAVKGSNFSKWCYKPFDELVVKGRSTTDVAARTKAYVDAQQIFAQQLPFSPIAHSTVYQPVSKKVTNMKIEPLGYVRFDGVGMQ; from the coding sequence ATGAGAAAAAACAATCTGTTGCGCGCCGTTCGCTGCTCGGCGCTGGCGGGCGCCGTGGCCACGGCGACGCTTTTTGCAGCAAGCGTCGCCCACGCCGCAATCCCGAACAAGACGCTCGTCTACTGCTCGGAAGGCAGCCCGGCCGGTTTCGATCCGGCCCAGTACACGACCGGCACCGATTTCACCGCGAACACGTTCACCGTTTATAACCGTCTCGTCGAGTTCGAGCGCGGCGGCACGAAGGTCGAGCCGGGCCTCGCCGAAAAGTGGGATGTGTCGCCGGACGGCCTCACATACACGTTCCATCTGCGCCACGGCGTGAAATTCCAAACGACGTCGTTCTTCAAGCCGACGCGCGAATTCAACGCGGACGACGTGATCTTCACGTTCAACCGCATGCTCGATCCGAACAATCCGTTCCGTAAGGCGTACAACGTGCAGTTTCCGTACTTCACGGACCTCGGCATGGACAAGCTGATCTCGAAGGTCGAGAAGGTCGATCCGTACACCGTGAAGTTCACGCTGAAGGAAGTGAGCGCACCGTTCATCCAGAATATGGCGATGGAATATGCGTCGATCTTGTCGGCCGAGTACACGGACAAGTTGCTGAAGGACGGCAAGGCCGCCGACATCAACCAGAATCCGGTCGGCACGGGCCCGTTCATCTTCCGCAGCTACACGAAGGACGCGACCATCCGCTTCGACGGCAATCCTGATTACTGGAAGCCCAACGCGGTGCAGATCTCGAAGCTGATCTTCTCGATCACGCCGGACGCCGCCGTGCGCGTGCAGAAGCTGAAGAACAACGAATGCCAGGTGATGAGCTATCCGCGTCCGGGCGACATCGCGGCGCTCAAGTCGGCATCGAATGTCGATACGCCGTCGCAGGCGGGCTTCAACGAAGGTTACGTCGCTTATAACGTGACGAAGAAGGACCTCGGCAACACCGACGTGCGCCGCGCGCTCGACATGGCGATCAACAAGAAGGCGATCATCGATTCCGTGTATCAGGGCGCGGGCCAGCCGGCCACCGCACCGATGCCGCCGACCCAATGGTCGTTCGACAAGAATCTGAAGGGCCAGACCTACGACACCGCGAAGGCGAAGGCACTGCTCGCGAAGGCAGGCTTCCCGAACGGCTTCGAGATCACGCTCTGGGCGATGCCGGTTCAACGTGCATACAACCCGAACGCGCGTCTGATGGCTGAAATGATTCAGGCTGACTGGGCGAAGATCGGCGTGAAGGCGAACATCGTGTCGTACGAGTGGGGCGAGTATCTGAAGCGCGCGCACGCGGGCGAGCATGATGCGCTCTTGATCGGCTGGACGGGCGACAACGGCGACCCCGACAACTGGCTCGGCACGCTGCTCGGCTGCGACGCGGTGAAGGGCAGCAACTTCTCGAAGTGGTGCTACAAGCCGTTCGACGAACTCGTCGTGAAGGGCCGCTCGACCACCGATGTCGCCGCGCGCACGAAGGCGTACGTCGACGCGCAGCAGATCTTCGCGCAGCAACTGCCGTTCTCGCCGATCGCGCACTCGACCGTGTATCAGCCGGTCAGCAAGAAGGTGACGAACATGAAGATCGAGCCGCTCGGCTACGTGCGTTTCGACGGCGTGGGCATGCAGTAA
- a CDS encoding glycosyltransferase family 2 protein has product MLATSVIIPCFNAAATLARTLDSCVRQPEAKQIIVVDDGSTDGSQDIAARYAAQFSKVKCLSLGRNAGAARARNWGAMHADYDVLAFLDADDEYLPGALHTAAVYLVTYPNEASVRLNIEFCGFPERIATHPDFDRLGGLLVGTVPSSLVIRRSIFLALGGFPCDEIFRTAGGEDMPLSKALFELFGNTRLTGTRHVRMHYHPRIHAERFFLINMGFITDPEPQTTAAVMSAQMHAVRRAAAAIEELARLRNTRVKAA; this is encoded by the coding sequence ATGCTTGCTACGTCAGTCATCATTCCCTGCTTCAATGCGGCTGCGACGCTCGCGCGAACTCTGGACAGCTGTGTACGGCAACCGGAGGCGAAGCAAATCATCGTTGTGGACGACGGTTCGACCGACGGCTCGCAAGACATTGCCGCGCGCTACGCGGCGCAGTTTTCCAAAGTGAAATGCCTGTCGCTGGGCCGGAATGCCGGCGCGGCCCGCGCGCGTAACTGGGGCGCAATGCACGCCGATTACGACGTACTCGCCTTCCTCGACGCCGACGACGAATATCTGCCGGGCGCGCTGCACACGGCCGCGGTCTACCTCGTCACCTATCCCAATGAAGCGAGCGTCCGCTTGAATATCGAGTTTTGCGGCTTTCCCGAACGGATCGCCACGCATCCCGATTTCGACCGTCTCGGCGGGCTGCTCGTCGGCACCGTGCCGAGCAGCCTGGTGATTCGCCGCTCGATCTTTCTGGCGCTCGGCGGCTTTCCGTGCGACGAGATTTTCCGCACCGCCGGCGGCGAGGACATGCCGCTGTCGAAGGCGCTGTTCGAGCTGTTCGGCAACACGCGCCTGACCGGCACCCGGCATGTACGCATGCACTACCATCCGCGCATCCATGCCGAGCGGTTCTTCCTCATCAACATGGGGTTCATCACGGACCCCGAACCGCAAACCACGGCAGCCGTGATGTCCGCGCAAATGCACGCCGTGCGACGCGCGGCCGCCGCGATCGAAGAACTGGCCCGTCTGAGGAATACGCGGGTCAAGGCGGCTTAG
- a CDS encoding CidA/LrgA family protein has translation MSAVTLPNTQTATVRAALGRFLRVALQSAALAGIWVVADFVARKLALPVPGGVIGLVALLALLFCGGVAPRWVKAGADWLLADMLLFFIPAAVAAVQYGGLFREDGWRLALVVVGGTLMVMVAVAFAVDRAAGLERRLALRRALVARHARA, from the coding sequence ATGTCCGCCGTCACCCTGCCCAACACCCAAACCGCGACCGTCCGCGCGGCGCTCGGCCGCTTCCTGCGCGTCGCGCTGCAGTCGGCGGCGCTCGCGGGGATCTGGGTCGTCGCGGATTTCGTCGCGCGCAAGCTGGCGCTGCCGGTGCCGGGCGGCGTGATCGGCCTCGTCGCACTGCTGGCGCTGCTGTTCTGCGGCGGCGTCGCGCCGCGCTGGGTGAAGGCCGGCGCCGACTGGCTGCTCGCCGACATGCTGCTGTTCTTCATTCCGGCGGCGGTCGCGGCGGTTCAGTACGGCGGCCTCTTCAGGGAAGACGGCTGGCGGCTGGCGCTGGTCGTCGTCGGCGGAACGTTGATGGTGATGGTGGCGGTCGCATTTGCCGTCGACCGGGCTGCGGGGCTGGAGCGCCGTCTCGCGTTGCGCCGCGCGCTCGTGGCGCGGCATGCGCGGGCCTGA
- a CDS encoding LrgB family protein, whose translation MNHFYTSLFADDAARLIAAGCFVLTVALYFVAKHLYARFRRPWLTPLLAVPAVLAIIVVVARIPYPVYFADTRWLMWLLGPATVAFAVPIYEYRALIRRHWLSLTVGVTVGILVAVGGSLALAKLLHLSPELQRSLATRSVSTPFALAVSDKIHAPKDLTALFVIATGVCGMLFGEIVLALVPLRTRLARGALFGAAAHGVGTAKARELGSEEGVVASLTMMIAGVAMVLLAPLFSLLPM comes from the coding sequence ATGAACCACTTCTACACGTCCCTTTTCGCAGACGACGCCGCGCGCCTGATCGCGGCGGGCTGCTTCGTGCTGACAGTCGCGCTGTACTTCGTCGCGAAGCATCTTTACGCGCGTTTTCGCCGCCCGTGGCTCACGCCCTTGCTCGCGGTGCCGGCGGTGCTCGCGATTATCGTCGTGGTGGCGCGCATTCCTTATCCTGTCTACTTCGCCGATACGCGCTGGCTCATGTGGTTGCTCGGCCCGGCGACCGTCGCGTTCGCGGTGCCGATCTACGAATACCGCGCGCTCATCAGGCGGCACTGGCTTTCGCTGACGGTCGGCGTGACGGTCGGCATTCTCGTGGCGGTCGGCGGATCGCTCGCGCTGGCCAAGCTGCTGCATCTGTCGCCCGAACTGCAGCGCAGCCTCGCGACGCGCTCCGTCTCCACGCCGTTCGCGCTCGCCGTCTCCGACAAAATCCACGCGCCGAAGGATCTCACCGCGCTGTTCGTCATCGCGACGGGCGTCTGCGGCATGTTGTTCGGCGAAATCGTGCTGGCGCTCGTGCCGCTGCGCACGCGCCTCGCGCGCGGCGCGCTGTTCGGCGCGGCGGCGCATGGCGTCGGCACGGCGAAGGCGCGCGAACTCGGCAGCGAAGAGGGCGTCGTCGCCAGTCTCACGATGATGATCGCGGGCGTCGCCATGGTCTTGCTCGCGCCGCTGTTCAGCCTGCTGCCGATGTGA
- a CDS encoding OmpA family protein, which translates to MSINLNQMVQGALTDSVLQDIAGRIGCAPEAAKRVVALVAPALIGSMMNRASSIEGARSLYSVVMSPAANALIAEDLPHVVAHADSFKALVDDATKLDHAVASRDSLDVLASRVGDHTGVSTTASRTLTGVVCATIFGLLKRHFSLQHSDASHLPGVLGHQLPAVRANLTDSFASALGLGSVGAFIAGVASRLKAVTAHLEHPATHEAAEFPRQSEMAPVSQPVPEEKASRKRWWWIAVAAALALLAALIGRGCTTEQSDNAAKPEQEATPAAKPEADAAASAVASAPVAAPTKDSTMSFVVDPAGVPTLTATVNSEDEKRSLIDALSAALGADKFHANITVDSDTKPASWLSKLQGLLPLMAVPGAQAQINGDKIDLSGSAADAKLGWLDKLKALFGAGWTITTSGVQAATAANADDDACAAGNIAKKLSLQPVNFNFASNTLPQAALKGLAESAKSLKECQAAGKPIKLQIGGYTDNVGDAALNARLSEKRAEAVRAYLVRNGVSAETLTAQGFGEASPIADNATAAGRTANRRIEFKQVD; encoded by the coding sequence ATGAGCATTAACCTCAATCAAATGGTACAAGGCGCGCTGACTGACAGCGTGCTGCAGGACATCGCCGGGCGCATCGGTTGCGCGCCGGAAGCCGCTAAACGTGTGGTGGCGCTTGTCGCACCCGCACTCATCGGCTCGATGATGAACCGGGCATCGTCGATCGAAGGCGCACGCAGCCTGTATTCGGTCGTCATGTCTCCCGCCGCGAACGCGCTGATCGCCGAAGATCTGCCGCATGTCGTCGCGCACGCCGACAGCTTCAAGGCGCTCGTCGACGACGCCACGAAGCTGGATCACGCGGTCGCCTCGCGCGACAGCCTCGACGTGCTCGCCAGCCGCGTCGGCGACCACACGGGCGTTTCGACGACCGCGAGCCGCACGCTGACCGGCGTCGTCTGCGCGACGATCTTCGGCCTGCTGAAGCGTCATTTCTCGCTGCAACACAGCGATGCGTCCCATCTTCCCGGTGTGCTCGGCCATCAGTTGCCGGCAGTCCGCGCCAATCTGACCGATTCGTTCGCCAGCGCGCTCGGACTCGGCTCGGTCGGCGCGTTCATCGCGGGCGTGGCATCGCGCCTGAAGGCGGTGACGGCGCATCTCGAACACCCGGCGACGCACGAAGCCGCCGAATTCCCGCGCCAGTCGGAAATGGCCCCCGTCAGCCAGCCCGTGCCGGAGGAAAAGGCGAGCCGCAAGCGTTGGTGGTGGATCGCCGTGGCCGCCGCGCTCGCGCTGTTGGCCGCGCTGATCGGCCGCGGTTGCACGACGGAGCAGTCGGACAACGCCGCGAAGCCGGAACAGGAAGCTACGCCTGCCGCCAAGCCGGAAGCCGACGCTGCTGCTTCGGCCGTTGCTTCGGCACCGGTCGCCGCGCCGACGAAGGATTCGACGATGTCGTTCGTCGTCGATCCGGCAGGCGTCCCGACGCTGACCGCCACGGTCAACAGCGAAGACGAAAAGCGCAGTCTGATCGACGCGCTGTCGGCTGCGCTGGGCGCAGACAAGTTCCACGCGAACATCACGGTGGATTCGGACACGAAGCCGGCTTCGTGGCTGAGCAAGCTCCAAGGCCTGCTGCCGCTGATGGCAGTGCCGGGCGCGCAAGCTCAAATCAACGGCGACAAGATTGATCTGAGCGGCAGCGCCGCCGACGCGAAGCTCGGCTGGCTGGACAAGCTGAAGGCTCTCTTCGGCGCCGGCTGGACGATCACCACGAGCGGCGTGCAAGCAGCAACTGCCGCCAATGCCGACGACGATGCCTGCGCAGCCGGCAACATCGCCAAGAAGTTGAGCCTCCAGCCGGTCAATTTCAACTTTGCGTCGAACACGCTGCCGCAAGCCGCGCTCAAGGGTCTGGCTGAATCGGCGAAGTCGCTGAAGGAATGCCAGGCAGCCGGCAAGCCGATCAAGCTGCAGATCGGCGGCTACACGGACAACGTGGGCGATGCCGCATTGAACGCCCGCCTGTCGGAAAAGCGCGCGGAAGCTGTGCGCGCGTATCTGGTCCGCAACGGCGTGTCTGCTGAAACGCTGACGGCGCAAGGCTTCGGCGAAGCCAGCCCGATCGCCGACAACGCGACCGCCGCAGGCCGTACGGCGAACCGCCGCATCGAGTTCAAGCAAGTCGACTAA
- a CDS encoding LysR family transcriptional regulator — protein sequence MELRALRYFIEVVKQKSFTAAAEHMFVTQPTISKMVKALEDEVGSPLLLREGRQMVLTDTGQIVYQRGVEVLAAHARLEAELNDLGTFGRGTLTIGIPPMGGSLFTPAIAEFRRRYPKVELKLFERGSKAIEAALIDGELELGGVLQPVDTDTFDVLPVSRQILWLVAQKGSRWDASREVALTDLAAEPFVFYGESLALNDVVLNACREAGFAPTIVGRSGHWDFMAALVQAGIGIALLPAPYCRRLDADAFTCRPVVAPEIHWDMALGWRRNGYLSHAARAWIEVAREMLPAHLDQDFVGDGFPRARRGEPEK from the coding sequence ATGGAGTTGCGCGCCTTGCGGTATTTCATCGAGGTCGTGAAGCAGAAGAGCTTCACCGCCGCCGCCGAGCACATGTTCGTGACGCAGCCGACCATCAGCAAGATGGTCAAGGCGCTGGAGGACGAGGTCGGCTCGCCGCTGTTGTTGCGCGAAGGCCGTCAGATGGTGCTGACCGATACCGGGCAGATCGTGTATCAGCGCGGCGTCGAGGTGCTGGCGGCGCACGCGCGGCTCGAAGCCGAACTGAACGATCTCGGCACGTTCGGGCGCGGCACGCTCACAATCGGCATTCCGCCGATGGGCGGCTCACTGTTCACGCCCGCCATCGCCGAATTCCGGCGGCGTTATCCGAAGGTCGAGCTGAAGCTGTTCGAGCGCGGCTCGAAGGCGATCGAGGCGGCGCTCATCGACGGCGAACTGGAACTGGGCGGCGTGCTGCAGCCCGTCGACACCGACACGTTCGACGTCCTGCCCGTCAGCCGGCAGATTTTGTGGCTCGTCGCGCAGAAGGGTTCGCGCTGGGACGCGTCGCGCGAAGTCGCGCTCACCGATCTCGCCGCCGAGCCGTTCGTGTTTTACGGCGAGAGCCTGGCCCTGAACGATGTCGTGCTCAACGCGTGCCGCGAGGCAGGCTTCGCGCCGACGATCGTCGGGCGCAGCGGACACTGGGATTTCATGGCGGCGCTGGTGCAGGCGGGCATCGGCATCGCGCTGCTGCCCGCGCCGTATTGCCGGCGGCTCGACGCCGACGCGTTCACTTGCCGTCCCGTGGTCGCGCCCGAAATTCACTGGGATATGGCGCTCGGCTGGCGGCGCAACGGTTATTTGTCGCACGCGGCGCGCGCGTGGATCGAGGTCGCCCGCGAAATGCTGCCCGCTCATCTGGACCAGGATTTCGTCGGCGATGGCTTTCCGCGCGCCCGGCGCGGCGAGCCTGAAAAATAA
- a CDS encoding ABC transporter permease subunit, producing the protein MFRFVLRRIGMVIPTFIGITILAFALIHLIPGDPIEVMMGERGVDPAMHAEAMKRLGLDQPLPVQYLTYVGHALKGDLGTSIITNTSVMGEFLARFPATVELSICAMIFALAVGLPAGVAAALKRGTVVDHGVMGTALTGYSMPIFWWGLILIMFFSAKLGWTPVSGRIAVEYDIPHVTGFMLIDSIFSTDEGAFKSALSHLILPTIVLGTIPLAVIARMTRSSMLEVLREDYIRTARAKGLAPLRVVVVHALRNALIPVVTVIGLQVGTLLAGAVLTETLFSWPGVGKWLIDAISRRDYPVVQGGILMIATLVIVVNLVVDLLYGVLNPRIRHTR; encoded by the coding sequence ATGTTCCGATTCGTTTTGCGACGCATAGGAATGGTGATACCGACGTTCATCGGCATTACGATTCTCGCGTTCGCGCTCATCCACCTGATCCCGGGCGACCCCATCGAAGTGATGATGGGCGAGCGTGGCGTGGACCCGGCCATGCACGCCGAAGCCATGAAGCGCTTAGGCCTCGATCAACCGCTCCCGGTCCAGTATCTGACCTATGTCGGCCATGCGCTGAAGGGCGATCTGGGCACGTCCATCATCACCAATACCAGCGTGATGGGCGAATTTCTGGCGCGCTTTCCGGCCACCGTCGAACTCTCGATCTGCGCGATGATCTTCGCGCTCGCCGTCGGTCTTCCGGCAGGCGTCGCGGCGGCGCTGAAGCGCGGCACGGTTGTCGATCACGGCGTGATGGGCACCGCGCTCACCGGCTATTCCATGCCGATTTTCTGGTGGGGCTTGATCCTCATCATGTTCTTCTCCGCGAAGCTCGGCTGGACGCCGGTGTCGGGCCGCATCGCCGTGGAATACGACATTCCGCACGTGACGGGCTTCATGCTGATCGACTCGATTTTTTCGACCGATGAAGGCGCGTTCAAGTCGGCGCTGAGCCATCTGATCCTGCCGACCATCGTGCTCGGCACGATTCCGCTCGCGGTGATCGCGCGCATGACGCGCTCGTCGATGCTCGAAGTGCTGCGCGAAGACTACATCCGCACGGCGCGCGCCAAAGGGCTTGCGCCGCTGCGCGTGGTCGTCGTGCATGCGTTGCGCAATGCGCTGATTCCCGTCGTCACCGTGATCGGCCTGCAGGTCGGCACGCTGCTCGCAGGCGCGGTGCTGACCGAGACGCTGTTCTCGTGGCCGGGCGTCGGCAAGTGGCTCATCGACGCCATTTCGCGGCGCGATTATCCGGTCGTGCAAGGCGGCATTCTGATGATCGCGACGCTTGTGATCGTCGTAAATCTGGTCGTCGATTTGTTGTACGGCGTGTTGAATCCGCGCATTCGCCATACTCGCTGA